Proteins encoded together in one uncultured Sphaerochaeta sp. window:
- a CDS encoding DUF1566 domain-containing protein has product MQRDRWTGLAGVFLVVVLALILSGCTTTGSKIPEKEAYTIGSLGPAGGLVFFDKGDASGGWQYMEAAPADTEMLARWGTTGLEVDTSVDLGSGEANTKELVEQDPAWNETAAVYCTNLMAGGYNDWFLPSKEELALLFSSLARTNRDTFRGEGFAYWSSSSYDGERAWAQGFSNGVQGKVEKEELLVVRAVRVF; this is encoded by the coding sequence ATGCAAAGAGACAGATGGACAGGCCTGGCAGGAGTATTTCTCGTGGTTGTTCTCGCTCTTATTTTATCTGGATGCACTACCACTGGCAGCAAGATCCCAGAGAAAGAGGCCTATACAATAGGCAGCTTGGGACCCGCTGGTGGATTGGTGTTCTTTGATAAGGGAGATGCATCCGGTGGTTGGCAATACATGGAAGCAGCCCCAGCAGATACCGAGATGTTGGCAAGGTGGGGAACAACCGGTCTCGAGGTGGACACAAGTGTCGACCTTGGAAGCGGAGAAGCCAACACAAAAGAGCTCGTGGAGCAGGACCCTGCCTGGAACGAAACAGCAGCTGTGTACTGTACGAATCTCATGGCCGGTGGTTACAACGACTGGTTCCTTCCCTCAAAGGAGGAGCTGGCCCTCTTGTTCTCTTCCCTTGCTAGGACCAATAGGGACACCTTCCGTGGAGAGGGATTTGCCTACTGGAGTTCTTCCTCCTATGATGGGGAACGAGCTTGGGCACAAGGGTTCTCCAATGGCGTACAGGGTAAAGTCGAAAAAGAAGAATTATTGGTTGTACGAGCAGTTCGAGTCTTTTAG
- a CDS encoding sensor domain-containing diguanylate cyclase: MLDSIRVIMVLEATGSKELLANYLKSQIEHITHVDTMVDALSTVKRQRFDVAILSNDLEDYYSIENMIKILNDIGSIDDILLVSEKELPPDSPVISLENQMEAHVRILRELEKFSLHTGAKPLRKRATKGGSLANTSLFDSVPSGLYRIKPTGEFVELNQTLANIFKAPSIEVMESDNYFSMFVDQEELKTWQEIIERDENIHGLVFEVERYDGQTIWIRDTVRTVYNEDEEVCFYDGSAEDISAQKRLEDKLAFLATQDILTGLPNRNFFHDQAKLTVSQARYSDDLVAFLVIDIDHFTTINENHGFKMGDKVLQIVASRVKAQLRKSDLVSRLGSDKFIVLLNGIRMRRDALAVAKKIQTAFATPFELPNTTIEVSASLGISLYPEHGDDINTLIKRAEIATYAVKDRERGGYMIYSDILYNDENPSQDEV; the protein is encoded by the coding sequence ATGCTTGACTCAATTCGTGTGATTATGGTTTTGGAAGCTACAGGCTCCAAGGAATTATTGGCAAATTACCTCAAGAGTCAGATTGAACATATAACCCATGTCGATACCATGGTGGATGCTCTTTCCACCGTCAAGAGGCAACGTTTCGATGTAGCCATCCTCTCCAATGACTTGGAAGACTATTACTCCATTGAGAATATGATCAAGATTCTCAATGACATCGGCTCAATCGATGACATCCTTTTGGTCAGCGAGAAGGAACTTCCCCCCGATTCTCCGGTAATCTCCCTGGAAAATCAAATGGAAGCCCATGTACGTATTCTTCGTGAGTTGGAGAAATTCTCGTTGCATACGGGAGCGAAACCACTGAGAAAGCGTGCAACCAAGGGGGGAAGCCTTGCAAACACCTCCCTCTTTGACAGTGTGCCTTCCGGACTGTACCGAATCAAGCCAACTGGTGAGTTTGTCGAACTCAACCAGACACTGGCCAATATTTTCAAGGCCCCAAGCATTGAAGTCATGGAATCAGACAACTACTTCTCCATGTTTGTCGACCAGGAAGAGCTGAAAACGTGGCAGGAGATCATAGAGAGGGATGAGAATATCCACGGCTTGGTCTTTGAAGTTGAACGATACGACGGGCAGACCATCTGGATCCGGGATACCGTTCGCACGGTGTACAATGAAGACGAAGAAGTGTGTTTCTATGATGGTTCAGCTGAGGATATCTCGGCACAGAAACGATTGGAGGATAAGCTGGCATTCTTGGCAACCCAAGATATCCTTACCGGTCTTCCCAACCGAAACTTCTTCCATGATCAAGCGAAGTTAACCGTCAGCCAAGCCCGTTACTCCGATGATTTGGTTGCCTTTCTGGTCATCGATATTGATCATTTCACGACCATCAATGAGAACCACGGATTCAAGATGGGTGACAAGGTTCTCCAGATTGTAGCCTCCCGGGTTAAAGCACAGCTGAGAAAAAGCGATCTGGTAAGCCGCCTTGGAAGCGATAAGTTCATTGTACTGCTCAATGGTATCCGTATGAGAAGAGACGCCCTGGCGGTTGCAAAGAAGATCCAGACTGCCTTTGCCACTCCCTTTGAGTTACCAAATACCACCATTGAAGTATCGGCAAGCTTGGGTATCAGCCTCTATCCAGAGCATGGTGATGACATCAACACGCTTATCAAACGAGCAGAGATTGCTACCTATGCAGTCAAGGACCGGGAACGTGGAGGATATATGATCTACTCAGATATACTCTACAACGATGAAAACCCTTCCCAAGATGAGGTCTAG
- a CDS encoding glycosyltransferase family 4 protein, which produces METPMHITHVPRRFVQDEWGGTETFITEVSTRLLARGFPTEILTTKALNTTRSEQFRGIPIRRYSYFYPYLGLSREDSLQLDRKAGNLFSWSLMVRLLTEKRPPAILHLHTGKRLGGIVRLCAKIRHIPYVISLHGGYFAVPTSERKTWTDPTKHTIEWGKVLGLLVGSRRVLDDASAILCVGWEEYEVMHKQYPKNQVHYLPNGVDLDRFANGRGKEFRQTYGIAEDAFLLLTVARVDEQKNQLALVTQLPHILQKVPKAHVLMIGPPTNPAYRAKVVKQVEELGLQEHVTLLDGFSYGDSRLVDAYHSADCFVLPSLHEPFGMVVLEAWASGLAVVASHVGGLKRLVEDGYNGLAMEAEAEVSQANSLASCVIRLAESEELRNKLAFNGLQTAKERYSWDHITDELISIYRSVYADTLR; this is translated from the coding sequence ATGGAAACCCCTATGCATATCACCCACGTCCCCAGGCGCTTCGTGCAAGATGAATGGGGAGGTACAGAAACCTTCATCACCGAGGTATCCACCCGCTTGTTGGCACGTGGTTTTCCCACCGAGATTCTGACCACCAAGGCACTGAATACCACGAGATCCGAGCAATTCAGGGGAATACCTATCAGGCGGTATTCCTATTTCTACCCGTACCTTGGCTTGAGTCGTGAAGATTCCTTGCAGTTGGACCGCAAGGCTGGCAACCTCTTCTCCTGGTCCTTGATGGTTAGGTTGCTGACCGAGAAACGACCACCAGCTATTCTTCACCTCCACACCGGAAAGAGGCTTGGGGGTATTGTTCGGCTCTGCGCGAAAATCAGGCATATTCCATATGTTATTTCCCTTCATGGTGGATATTTTGCTGTTCCGACTTCAGAGAGAAAGACTTGGACAGACCCAACCAAGCATACGATTGAGTGGGGCAAGGTGCTTGGTTTGCTTGTTGGTTCCAGAAGGGTCTTGGATGATGCCTCTGCCATCCTTTGTGTCGGATGGGAAGAGTATGAGGTGATGCATAAACAGTACCCCAAGAACCAGGTACACTATCTTCCCAATGGTGTCGACCTCGACCGTTTTGCAAATGGGAGGGGCAAGGAGTTCAGGCAAACGTATGGGATTGCTGAGGATGCTTTTCTTCTCTTGACTGTAGCCCGGGTAGATGAGCAGAAGAACCAGCTTGCCCTGGTTACGCAACTACCACACATACTGCAGAAAGTACCAAAGGCCCATGTTCTGATGATCGGGCCTCCTACCAATCCTGCGTATCGAGCCAAGGTAGTGAAGCAGGTCGAAGAACTGGGGCTTCAGGAGCACGTGACACTGCTTGATGGTTTCTCCTATGGAGACTCCCGCTTGGTGGATGCTTACCACAGTGCAGATTGTTTTGTGCTGCCTTCATTGCATGAGCCTTTTGGCATGGTTGTATTGGAAGCCTGGGCAAGTGGACTTGCTGTAGTTGCAAGCCATGTTGGGGGGCTCAAACGTTTGGTGGAGGATGGGTATAATGGTCTGGCAATGGAAGCTGAAGCTGAAGTCTCTCAGGCAAACAGCCTTGCCAGCTGTGTGATCAGGCTCGCTGAGTCAGAGGAACTACGGAACAAACTAGCTTTCAATGGACTGCAAACCGCTAAAGAACGGTATAGTTGGGATCATATTACCGATGAATTGATATCCATCTACAGGAGTGTGTATGCAGATACTCTTCGTTAA
- a CDS encoding sugar phosphate nucleotidyltransferase, with protein MHIVLLSGGSGKRLWPLSNEVRSKQFIKFFKKEDGSYESMVQRVHRQIREVDPNATITIATSKTQVSAIHNQLGKDIGISVEPCRRDTFPAIALAAAYMHDVQNVGEKEAVVVCPVDPFVDDAYFSMLEQVGKQAEKGEANLVLLGIEPTYPSEKYGYIIPSDGNSVSKVSTFKEKPDAATAETYISSGALWNAGVFAFRLGYLLETAHNLIDFTDYHDLFAKYETLNKISFDYAVVEKESEIQVMRYEGMWKDLGTWNTLSESMSEPIVGIGEMDDSCTDVQIINELDIPILAMGLHDVIICASAEGVLVSDKERSSQIKQYVESFKQPIMFAEKSWGSFRILDVGKESLTIKAILQAGGQMHYHSHRQRDEVWTVIGGRGIVVLDGERRAVNASDVISIKRGVKHTIIAETELTLIEVQHGKAITVEDKETFPSP; from the coding sequence ATGCATATCGTACTACTGTCTGGAGGATCGGGAAAACGGCTTTGGCCACTGTCAAATGAGGTACGATCGAAACAATTCATCAAATTCTTCAAGAAAGAGGATGGTAGCTATGAATCCATGGTACAGCGGGTTCATCGCCAGATCAGGGAGGTCGATCCAAACGCTACCATTACCATTGCAACTTCCAAGACACAGGTCTCAGCAATCCATAACCAGCTTGGAAAGGATATTGGTATTTCCGTAGAACCCTGCCGTCGTGATACCTTTCCTGCCATTGCGCTTGCTGCTGCCTATATGCACGATGTGCAGAATGTAGGGGAGAAGGAGGCTGTGGTTGTCTGTCCTGTGGACCCGTTTGTGGACGATGCGTATTTCTCCATGCTTGAGCAAGTGGGAAAGCAAGCAGAGAAGGGTGAGGCAAACTTGGTTCTCTTGGGTATTGAACCTACCTATCCCAGTGAGAAGTATGGGTACATCATTCCCTCTGATGGCAATTCTGTAAGCAAGGTCTCTACCTTCAAGGAAAAACCAGATGCTGCAACCGCAGAGACCTATATCTCCTCTGGGGCTCTCTGGAACGCAGGGGTCTTCGCGTTCCGCTTGGGTTATCTACTGGAAACAGCTCACAACCTCATTGATTTTACTGATTACCATGATCTGTTCGCAAAGTACGAAACCCTCAATAAAATCAGCTTCGACTATGCCGTTGTTGAGAAGGAATCAGAGATTCAGGTGATGCGGTATGAAGGTATGTGGAAGGATCTCGGTACATGGAACACGCTCAGTGAATCCATGAGCGAGCCTATTGTCGGCATCGGAGAGATGGACGATTCTTGTACTGATGTGCAAATCATCAATGAGCTGGACATCCCCATTCTTGCAATGGGTCTTCATGATGTCATTATCTGTGCCAGTGCAGAAGGTGTGCTTGTCTCTGATAAGGAGCGCTCGAGCCAGATCAAGCAGTATGTTGAATCCTTCAAGCAACCGATCATGTTTGCAGAGAAATCCTGGGGAAGTTTTCGCATCCTCGATGTCGGGAAGGAGAGCCTGACCATCAAGGCAATCCTTCAGGCGGGAGGGCAGATGCACTACCACAGTCACAGACAACGTGATGAGGTGTGGACTGTCATTGGTGGGAGAGGGATTGTAGTCCTGGACGGAGAGAGGAGAGCAGTAAATGCTTCTGATGTGATCTCCATCAAGAGAGGGGTCAAGCATACCATCATTGCCGAGACGGAACTTACCTTAATTGAGGTACAACATGGTAAAGCCATCACGGTAGAAGACAAGGAAACGTTTCCGTCTCCCTAA